In the Thermodesulfobacteriota bacterium genome, one interval contains:
- a CDS encoding ATP synthase F0 subunit B: protein MKKINLIIFLISILFLISYTDAIAAEDILKIDKIVIFQIVIFVAAIFILNSLLFKPLFQLVDKREQLTTGAIKEANELRQRIDQIIDEYNAKLDEARSQASEERNKIRNDANKAADEIIKKARDQAQTQLNQAKDKLESEKVEKERSIEPEIKSLARNVASRILEKEL, encoded by the coding sequence TTGAAAAAGATTAATTTGATTATATTCCTAATTTCTATCCTATTCCTGATTAGTTACACAGATGCAATTGCAGCTGAGGATATACTGAAAATTGACAAAATCGTTATATTTCAAATAGTTATTTTTGTAGCAGCTATTTTCATTTTGAACTCTCTTCTATTTAAGCCACTTTTTCAGCTTGTCGATAAAAGAGAACAACTAACTACTGGGGCAATCAAAGAGGCAAACGAGTTGAGACAAAGAATCGACCAGATTATAGACGAATATAACGCTAAGCTAGATGAGGCAAGGTCACAAGCCTCGGAGGAAAGGAACAAAATCAGGAATGATGCCAATAAAGCAGCAGATGAAATTATAAAGAAGGCCAGGGATCAAGCTCAAACGCAGCTAAACCAAGCAAAGGATAAACTAGAATCGGAAAAGGTAGAGAAAGAAAGGAGTATTGAGCCCGAGATAAAATCCCTCGCTAGGAATGTGGCCTCGCGAATCCTCGAAAAGGAGCTATAA
- a CDS encoding cation:proton antiporter produces MSLDEAGSFPVEKFLLAFAIILVTSKIFGEIAERIKQPAVLGELIAGIVIGGSVLALIPSTPSEPGYITFHLLAEVGVAILLFEIGLETDLNDLLRLGITSSLVAVVGVVVPFVLGFISVLAFEKAGLLGEINPMFTTVIAITAGATLTATSVGITARVLSDINRLQTEEARIILGAAVIDDILGLIILGIVSGLIETTKEGLDTGISVSQLLIATLKSFGFLFIAILIGNLASGKLFNLIEKMQVRGVLLLSALSFAFIFAVLASLVGLAPIVGAFAAGLVLAKTNQFKTIENRLKPVSDVFTPIFFIMVGAAVDVRIFNPFVKANLPILLIALVLFTVAVFGKFVSGWAVFKKSIKKSIIGIGMIPRGEVGLIFAQMGLVSGVFDTRLFSAVTVMVMLTTFIAPPLLKIAFSEKETLSQKANPNTL; encoded by the coding sequence ATGAGCTTAGATGAAGCAGGTTCTTTTCCAGTAGAGAAATTCCTTCTCGCATTCGCAATAATTCTTGTCACTTCTAAGATTTTTGGAGAAATAGCAGAAAGAATCAAGCAACCCGCGGTACTAGGCGAGTTAATTGCCGGAATAGTCATTGGAGGGAGCGTCCTAGCACTTATTCCCTCAACACCTAGCGAGCCGGGATATATAACATTCCACCTTCTTGCAGAAGTTGGAGTTGCGATACTACTATTTGAAATTGGTCTTGAGACCGACCTCAATGATTTACTCAGATTAGGTATAACCTCAAGCCTCGTTGCAGTCGTGGGAGTTGTAGTCCCTTTTGTTCTTGGATTTATAAGTGTTCTTGCATTCGAAAAGGCTGGACTTCTTGGTGAGATCAATCCAATGTTTACTACGGTCATAGCGATAACCGCAGGAGCCACCCTTACAGCGACCAGCGTAGGAATTACCGCGAGGGTTCTATCCGATATAAATCGCTTACAGACTGAAGAGGCGCGTATAATACTGGGAGCCGCCGTCATCGATGATATTCTCGGCTTGATTATCCTAGGGATCGTAAGTGGACTCATTGAAACTACCAAAGAAGGTTTAGATACCGGGATATCTGTCAGTCAACTCCTTATTGCTACACTAAAATCATTTGGGTTTCTTTTCATCGCTATATTAATCGGCAATCTAGCCTCAGGTAAGCTATTTAATCTAATAGAAAAGATGCAGGTTCGTGGCGTACTCCTATTAAGTGCGCTTTCCTTCGCCTTTATATTTGCAGTCTTGGCAAGCCTGGTAGGACTTGCTCCTATCGTAGGCGCATTCGCAGCGGGATTGGTTCTTGCAAAAACAAACCAGTTCAAAACCATTGAAAATCGTCTGAAACCTGTTTCCGATGTATTCACTCCTATTTTCTTCATTATGGTTGGCGCGGCTGTAGATGTTCGCATTTTCAATCCATTTGTGAAAGCAAATCTACCGATTTTATTGATTGCGCTGGTACTATTCACAGTGGCAGTATTTGGGAAATTCGTAAGCGGTTGGGCCGTGTTCAAGAAAAGCATAAAAAAAAGTATAATAGGAATTGGCATGATTCCCAGGGGAGAGGTTGGGCTCATATTTGCTCAGATGGGTCTTGTATCCGGTGTTTTCGATACAAGGCTGTTTTCTGCGGTCACAGTCATGGTTATGCTTACAACTTTTATTGCTCCTCCATTACTTAAAATCGCATTCTCTGAGAAGGAAACACTATCTCAGAAAGCTAATCCAAATACTCTATGA